From the genome of Nicotiana tabacum cultivar K326 chromosome 2, ASM71507v2, whole genome shotgun sequence:
aagcatgtgcttcaacccacttagaaaaataatcagtcataaataaactaaattgagctttacctggtgcccatggaagaggggcaatgatgtccattccccacttcatgaatggccatggtgacaagaccgaatggagCAGTTCCctgggttggtgaatcattgatgcatgcctttggcatttgtcacattttcgaacaaactctttcgtatcttttccatgtcgatccagtaataaccAACTCTAATTACCTTTTTAACCAATGAATCAGCACCGGAGTGATTTCCGCAAGTACCCCCGTGAACTTCCCTTAGAACATactcggtgtctcctggtcccaaacatattgctaatggaccatcgaacattcttctgaacaaggttccaTCTTCGGACAAGGTGAATCGTGTTGCCTTCAtgcgcagggccctcgattctttcgGATCTGAGGGAAGCTTTCCGGTTTTCAAAtactctatgtatttatttctccaatcctatGTCAAGCTTgtggaatttatctcggcgtggccttcttcgactACTGACTTTATGAGTTGCACGACGGCCCCCGAATTGAGCTCGttgtcctcgaccgatgaccATAAGTTTGCGAGGGCATCAACTTTACTATTCTGATCTCGAGGCACATATTGCAAAGTCCACTCGTTGAATCGATGCAAAGTTACTTGTAACTTATCTAGGTATCTCTGCATTCGTTCTTCCCTAACTTCGAAGGTTCCGTTAACCTGATTCACCACGAGGAGGGAGtcgcatttggcttcgatcacctccgttcccaagcctttggctagttcgagacctgcgatcatggcctcatatttggcctcattgttagtcaatttcacaattctaatagattgtctaaccacGTTACCTATGGGTGGTTTTAGTACGATGCCGAGTtcggacccttttgcgttcgaggcaccgtccgtgaagagggtccagattcccgaggacGTACCCGAGTTTATCAATagttctctttcgacctcgggtactaGGGCCGACGTGAAGTCAGCTACGagatctgccaaaatttgagacttaattgctgttcggggtcgatattcaatatcatacccgctgatttctacggcctatttggccaaccgtcccgaaagctcgggtttatgcaaaatattttgaagtggataagttgttacaataCATATGGGGTGACTTTGAAAGtgtggttttagtttcctagaggcgcttattaaagcgagcgccaatttttctaggtggggatatctagtttcggcctcacctaaggtccgactgacacaataaataggaaattgcgtacctcgttcttctaggactaggactccacttaccgctaccttcGATACTGCCAAATACAAGTAAAGCTGTTCATATGCCCTCAACGtgtgaagcagtggcgggctTGATAAGTACCGTTTAAGCTCTTCCAAGGCAtgctggcattccggggtccatgtgaagttatttttcttctttagcaaagagaaaaatcggtggcccttatcggaggacctcgagatgaatcgccccagggcggcCATGCGCCCTTTTAACCTCTGCACGACCTTTACACTGTCTATTACCGTGATGCcatcgatagctttgattttgtctggattaatctcgattcctcggttggataccatcAATCCGAGAAATTTGCCTGAcccgaccccgaatgcgcatttttcCTGGTtcaacttcatgttgtatttcttcaatatactgaGGGTGTCCTGCAAgtgcttcaaatggtcctctgcttgtagggacttaactagcatgtcatcaatgtaaactttcatagatttccctatttgttcttcgaatatccgatttactaggcgttgataagtggcacccgtatttttaatccaaatggaattacattatagcagtaggtaccatatttagtgatgaacgaggtcttttcctgatcacacgggttcatctgtatttagttgtacccggaataggcatcgagaaaactgaggatctcgtggccggccgtggcatcgatcatgcgatcgatattaggcaaaggaaatgaatccttggggcatgctttatttagatctttgtaatctacacacattctaaacttgtttcctttcttagggactactactacgtttgctaaccattcagggtattttacttcatggatggaccctattttaagaagcttggttacctcgtctttgacgAAAGCATGTTTGATCtcagactggggtcttcttttttgattcaccggatggaacttcgggtccaagcttagtTTATGGGTGGCGATTTCCCGTGGGATCCTTGTCATGTCGAGATgcgaccaagcgaaacaatccatgttagctataagaaattgaataagctttttcctgagctcgggatttagcttggtgcccaggtataccttttgttcggggagatgttcgattagtatgatttgctctagctcttcgaccgttgacttggtagcgtcggagtcatcggggactatgaaggatcgagggaccccataatcatcatcttcgtgAGTCCCCTGcttctctagttgggtcgaggctggcgtttgtgattgctatttggcctcctATTTTCCCTTCGAATTTGACCTCTTCATTGATGAGAGTGACGATATCGGAATCACTTCTTCAAcgacaaacatttcctttgcggcggGTTGCTCCCCATATATTGTTTTGATTCCCtatggtgttgggaattttagaacttggtgaagggtcgagagcactgctctcatgttgtggatacATGGTCTCCCGAACAAggcgttatatctcatgtcgccctcgatcttcgtctcttggatggtcccggccatgtTTACTGGCAAAgttatctcgcccttagtagtttcacatgccatgttgaatccatttagaacTAGGGCCGCGGGCACAACCCGGTCCTGTAGGCCGAgatgttctacgaccctcgatcgaataatattggccgaactacctggatcaattaacacacgtttaacttgagtcttattcatgagtacaaatattaccagCGCATCGTTATGGGGCCGCATGATTCCTTATGTGTCTTCGtcgttgaaggacaaggttcctttcgGTACGTAATCTTGAGCCCGAGATCGCTTCTCCCTTATGATCGACACCTTAGTGCGTTTTAACACTGGCCCTTGGGTAACATCGATCCCTCCCACAATCATGTGAATAACGTATTGCGGTTCTTCTTGCGCGTTTTGTCTATTGAACTCTCTGTttttgaaatgattcttggcccgatcacttagAAACTCCCGAAGGTTcccttcattgaataaccgggctacttcttctctcaactgcatgcaatcttccgttctgtggccatgggtgccatgatacttgcatacttgattgggatttctctgggctggatcggtttgcagaggtcgaggccatttagtatcctTGATAcgtccgatagccgatacgatggagtatgcatcaacattgaagttatattccgacaatcgcggtgcttccttaggtccggtatgcctgtcggaaccattcttgctcatgagccctcgagagctctggcctcgatcatttctcctttcaCCTCGTACGATGTTGTGCCCAGGTCCGTTGCCCCTACGATCTCTATTATACGGCTGGTATCGATCCCTGTTCAACCTTGATTCTCGATCGACGTCCCTTTTGGTAACGGACCCAGAAGGAGCCCTCATatggtcgtcttcgactctaattttcgattgatatcgattatgtataTCGGCCCAGGTAACAGCCGGGTACTCAATCAAGTTTCGCTTCAACTGTTGTAaagccactgagcttcgttcattttgtccttgagtgaaagcttgaacggcccaatcatcggTGACTGGTGGTAGCtctattcgttccatttggaaccaAGACacaaactctctgagcatctcgttatctttctgctttaccttgaaaaggtctgacttcctagtctcaacctttatggctccggcgtgtgcttttacaaaagaatctgcaagcatgacAAAAAaatcgatagagttaggtggtaaattatggtaccatatcattgctccttttgacagggtttccccgaatttctttagtaacacggattcgatctcgtcatcctctaaatcaacaacaataataacccagtataatcccactagtggggtctagggagggtagtttgtatgcagaccttacccctaccctggggtagagaggctgtttccgatagaccctcgactccctccctccaagaactccccaccttgctcttggggtgactcgtcctctagatcattccctttaatgtcacacgtgtaagaggtgacatgctcattggggtcggtcgttccattatacttaggaatctcgggcatgcggaacttcttggggatcagtTTGGGAGCCGCGCTtgggggggaaaggcttttgtacgaactttttggaatccaaacccttcaatattggtggtgcccctgAGATCTGATCAACcatggagttataagtttccaccttcttatcgtttgcttcgattttcttttcccctGACTCTATCcgctttgtcagttcctcaagcatttttataatttcggggttagccctagattcttgttcatttgaccttaccACGGCTGGCCCCGTTCTatgggtgacttcttggggtggaccgggctcagccctgctcggtgcctgggtttggctttgcaactgagctattgccacctgttgagcttgcaacatttcgaagataaTACGTAGGTTGATCCCGTCTTCTCCGATATTTTGGGTATTTTGATCTGCAGATCGGGTTCCACCATGGACACTGTTTTCGGGACTAGTATGCCGGTCCGCGTCGATGGCCATATATGAATTAACGTCAATCGGATCCATGGCCCGAGTCCCAACAGGGTCAGCGGGTGGCCTTACATCACCGGGAGTCACGTTGTTATTCTCACCTTGATGGCTAGATCCATTGTCGATATGCAAGGGCAGTAATTGAGAGTTCGTCAttttagcctgaaatcaaagatacttcaaagagcaagtgtaaaattgtgtgttttatagatatttgtatcaaataaccactattatccttagtcccacggtgggcgccaaactgtttacccgaaaaatggataacaattgaatttatacgcggctctaaggatacgtgatacaACTTGacacaaattgaaaaaaaaaaatatattaatactGAAATCAACCGtaaaagaaataaatgcaaaTCGGACGAATCAATTAGCCTTGGCCCTCGAGTCAGATCACTCTCAAACCAAGTGGAGATTCTGCTAGTATATGAACAGAGTAACAAAATATTGAAAGCTGAAAGAAGACAGTATATAGCTTTGTATTACGTGAATTGTCCTCCCTTCTACAAATGATCaggccccctttatatagtagggaagtcCCACTCTTAATATAATTCTAAATACAATAAAGAATCTCATGATAAGTTAATTAATTGGTCTATCCTTGATATGCGCCGGGATTTCCGTCGAGATTCTCGCCCAATTGCGGATATTCCGGCTTTTCTGTTTTTTGGTTCGATAAGTTTTTCCCGATCTCgttcgatctcgatcttgatcggtctctgagTCACGAGCTTGGCAACCTAACTTCGCATCATGACTCGATATTACACGAGGTTGAACCTTGGCCTATCATGTTCCAGTCTCGATTAGTCATGCAAAGGGCAAACtcaattttgaccgtatacaaattCATAATAATAACCCAtcaaggggggaggggggggggaagaAATATCTTTCTTTCTGATACTATATGGAATTGGCTAGGGAATTGTATGCTTGGGGAACTGGTGCCTGAGGTTTGAGCAGTTGTAGTGGGCGTTGGAATAAGTTAGTCACTTTATTATTTTAAGTTTCCTTAATTTCACTTTGGTCCCTAGTGTCTTGTTTCCCTGTGTGTAATCATGTTTGCCCTTTTCAGAGGCCATGAATGAAATCTTATTTTGCCCTAGTTTTCATTCTCTTCTTAGCTCTAGCTTCTTTTTCCTAAAACATTCAGCATCCGTATCATCTTCCTCTTGCTTTTCCGGTAAAAGATGAAATCAGATTTGGTCGCAATTCCAGAGATACTGATGACACGAGTGGATTTTCTATACTCCAAGCTCACTTGATTGCCATGTAAAAGGAATATGGGAGTTGATCAAAGCAAGTGATTATTTACGATTTCTCCATGAATTACACTTTTATCATTCCAGACCTTAAACATACTTTGAAATCCAGGATGATTTTTAACTCTCTTTTGCAAAACTCTACGCAACAGAAGAGGGCTTATAAATTCTCAAATTCTGCACTTGCACTTGCACTTGAATAGTTCATAGAGAGGTTGGGTGTCACAATTTCTACTAACTAATAATTTCAGAGACTACAAGAGTTGGCAAAATGGATGATGGAGGGTCTTCTGAACTTTGATTGCTATGACTTTTTCTTGCATTCAGGTTGAACTTTGAGCTCCCCTTATAGTCTCGAACACAGCTGAAAAGTCATGGTCTCCCAAGCCCAAGCTCCTCGCCTTCTTGAATGCCTGCAGGCAAATTTTAAGACTTTATTAGGCCCTTAAGCGAGAATAGAAGATAAAAACTAATGTAATGGCGTGTGTACCTCATTAGCAGCAGCAGCCACTGGCATTGGCACTGCATTCTCGTCTCCGAGTGCCAGAGCCAACCTCATGTCCTTTTGCTGGTGTTTGAGAGGAAATGCCGGCGGGTAATTGTTGTTGATCATAGCAGGTCCTTTCATCTTAAACATTGGGTTAGCAATGGCTCCAAGGTCCTGTGAGAAGACAGAATTTCTGAATGATTTATTTAAGTGGAATTGTTTAAGGGAAATAGCAATATAAGCTTACCAACACATCAAGAAGGATATGAGGGTCCAATCCACTTTTGTCGGCCAATACAATTCCTTCCGAAAACGCGTTCATCATACTGCACATTACGGAATATCAAAATTAAATAAACATAAAAAAGAGTTAAATGAAAGGCACTGGCAATTAATTACCTGCCCATGATCATATTAACAACAAGTTTCATTTTTGCTCCATTTCCAACCTGTCCCAAGAAAAAGGATTTCTTTCCCAAGACATCAAAAGCAGGTAGCACTTTATCGTATAGCGCCTACAAGGATTGAACAAAATTGAGATATCATCAACACAAGTTCATGTAGTTGATCAACTTATATCTTCATTGCCACAACATGAAGACAAATTCATACATCTTTTTTTTAAGCACATGTTATAATGTACTTTGTGTGTGTGACAAATATATCTATTTACAGTTAAGAGTCTAACAATCACATTTGCAggtgttttgttattttatctaCTCTTTTACGTGTCTCTTATAGCAATCCAAGGCTTGTTGCTTTTCACAAGCTCCATGTTGTGCAGCAAACCAAAGATAATAAGAGTGTTGTTCCATTAAATAATATTACCTTGTCCCCAGCTGCTAGAATTACTAGTTGGCCATCTTCAGCTGGCTTTTTGCTCCCTGAAACCGGAGCTTCAACAAAAGAACCACCCTTTGATGTAATGGCCTGTAATCATTCACTATTAGTATTTCACTTCAACTTTACTAATTCTTTGCTTTTTATAACAGGAGTTCTCTTCTAATATGCGCAGTATTCATCATAAACTTGATTCTGATAGTACACTGCTTCAGCTCTAGTGATGAATATGTAAAATAAGTCAAGAATTAATTCGGCAAGCATGCAATTCCAACCTCACTAATCTTTGAAGAAGTATCAGCATCAACGGTCGACATGTCTATATACCCCTTCCCACCACATATCTGCTCAAGAGCACCATCTTTGTCGAAAACCACCTAGGCGATCACAAAACAAATTCTCATTAGGTACAAACTTACAATGATTTGAATTCTATTCACATGTTTGTATAGGCTGATTAACTGAAAGAGCTGCAGCAGGATCAGACAACATTGCAATTGTATACTTGCATTTCTTCACTACCGCTGCAGGAGTTTCTCCAACAGAAGCTCCATGTTGCACTAGCTCATCACACTGCACTCATAAGAAAATCTTGATCATGAATTGCAGAATTATTTGCATGAAAGGAAGGTAAATCTTTGATTATTAATGTGAAGGTAATGATCAATTGTACACAAGTCAATACATAGTTGTTACATTTTGAGATAGTTATAAAAATGTGAAATTATTCATAAATAGTTTCCACGTCCATTTCACCTATTGAACTCTAAATTGCCCTGATTTTGCACTGGAAACTACCAAAGCAGACAGCTGAAAAATGGATTTAAACACCTTAGTTCTTGCAATACATTCACAAAATTTCGTGTTCATAAAGCTTTGGCCTAGTAAGAGTGAGCGCGTGATGTGTGGGTTAGGTACACCTCTCCTGCCTTAAACAAGGAGAAGGGTGGCCTATTATCCACTGAGTTTAACCCTATCAATGGTGGGGATTTCTTCATAAATTCAGTAGCCATGAGACATACAAGAGAAACATAACAGGGAAACAAAGCTGAAAAGTACATAAATGCATAATCACACAAGTCTCGAGTTGTACAAAGGGATCTTTTTTTGTTGTTGCAAAATAATGTATTCAAGATAGAAAACACACGTTGGTCAAATCCATCTCTATTAAAACAGCACATACAGAGTAGATGAGTTGCAGAGGGAGTTTCATCATAATAATTATTACTCATAATCCGCAAAGTAGGCTTAATACAAAGTTCAATCTTATAATGTTtgagttaatatatatatatttcactttCTTAAATCCCTTCTTCCATATATTTAACACACCTATCATTCATGGGGCCGGGTCTCGTgaaaagataagggagaaaagaATATATACCCTGGAGAGAGTGCGATTCCAAACAGTAACTTTGAAACCATGGCGGAGCAAGTTGACGGCCATTGCCTTTCCCATTATACCCATCCCCAGAAAccctatttcctccatttttcctCCTCTCTTCTTTCTTCACTGATTCTTTTCTATTACTCTTATAGATTGGTGGAAAATATTATAGTAAGACAATGCACCCTAGATTTCCACTGCAGCAAGTGCAAAAACAATTTTCATTAATtactaaattaatttttattctggttatctgcTGGTTTTCGAGTTTATTGACCGGTTGATTCGTGCCACGTCAGGGAGATTCTCTTCCACTCATTTTACCCTGTTTGATTCGTCCATTTGTCGTTTTTCCTGTTTTGTGGGAATTGACTATTGATCCTCTGCGTGCACGCTCATGAACTAGCTTGCCCATTTTGGCTGTTATTCTAAAACAAGTAGCCACTTTTAACTCGTGCTATTAGAGTTTAGCATCCAAATCTTTTCCAAATAAACTCAAATTTAAAAAGTAAGTTTGAAatatcttaaaaaataaatttcaataaTCAAATTGTCAAACTAACAATAAATCTAACAACctatttacaaaaaatataatttgttaaTGTTCTGGAGTTATTCTTCTTAAATAACAATAAATCTAACATAAGTTTCACTTACCGTTCAAATCTTCACGTTAAAGAAGCTTTTTCTTATCACACTAAATTCTTGTTCCACAGTTTCAACAATCAAGAAGgagaacaaagaagaagaagaagaaacgagaagaatgaggaggaggaggagaggcAGAGACAACTTACTTTGTCTGAAGTTTAATAAAATTAGGTACatgttaaataattttaaaaaaaattaatacatGTCAAATAACAATGTACAAATAGGGTATCGCATAAAATTTTTACTATTTCGAATGTGTATTTCCCTCATGAATGTCAAGTGGGTGGGTTGGATTATGTTTGAGCAGGTTAAAACATGTTGCGTTAATAAATTATTTGTGTTATCTGCTCGATGTTTGCTGTAAGTGTGATACCAAGTAGCCACTTTTAAAACTATTAGTTAAAATATAGATAACGTTCGCAAAGCAGTTGACAAATAGTCATAGCTAAAAAATGCAGTCAAATAGTTGAAAGATAGCACAGGTACTTCAGAAATTCTCCTGGAGTTCAAATTGATGCAAATGAAATTCCATGACCTTGTCCTGAAATTCAAAACTTATACAAGTCGTACTGTTACAAATAAAATTTCAGAATAATATCCTATAGATCGAATTTATACAAGTAAAACTTCACAATCATTCGAACTTACACAAGTAAAACTAACTCGAAATTTGCTGGGGGCACGTGAAAATACACCAGCAAGAAAAAGACATAGTAACGTGTTCTTAAGATGAAGATCTTCAACATAGATATTGATATAACTTCCACATTCGTCAAAGTAGATAATTTAGGCAgaagctctgataccagttgttgggttAAAACGGTCCAAAAATActcttaacatggtgtgataCTGTCCGCTTTGGGCCAAGCCCGCACGATTTTCTCCAAAATGCCTCACACCATTAAGAATATCCAATTACTTATAAGtagcttatttttcttttctactttccATGTGGGACTTTGTTCACACACTCCCAACAATTTATTGGGAGCACGTGAAAATACACCAGAAAGAAAAGACATAGTCACATGTGCaagcatttaaattttatcggatttaaatccataaaataatttggaccatATTAAATTCAAGACACTAGTCCAAACAAATATTGTGGCTAGTAAATTGGGTTAATTATTTAAATCTAAAATATAAGTGTTGGGCTAGTACATTTAATTGGactacaaattaaatgataagccCACTTCATTAGCTCAAGGTCCAAATGGCTATTAGCCCATCTtaatgccacgtgtcaaatgatgtgACGATCCAAGTCAAAGGAAAGAGCCAATAAAATCATGCCATGTGTCAAGAAAGGGTGGCATACCAAGTCAAATCAACAACCAGTAGAGTTATGCCAAGTGTCTAGATGGTATTGGTCAGTTCAAACGGACCAATCAAATCATAGAGCCGCACCACTCTCTACAACTATAAATATAGGTCCTCATAAAGCTAGAAGACACCTGAGGTGATAACAAGAAGCAAgcagagagctcgtggatcaaataCCACAGATTTATCTACAAGctacaagttcaagttcaagatcaagaacgaaggAAAATCAAATACCAAGGCGTTCGAGATCAAATCCAAATTCAAGTTCAAGAAAGAGAATTAAGCTTTACAAGCCCttgaatcaaaatcaaaatcaagttcATCAAGATAGTTTACATTCTTGAAGAATCAGAGGAAtaccatagagattgtaacactcaatatttattgaaatcaaatactacattTGTTATGCAATTTTGTatcttgattatttatttttctcgacgcaaaaaattgttataaatttctAGCACGCCCaatgggacaatctctacctctcatctcttcAATTACTAAATTTCAAGAACAATGAAATGGCTCCAAAGAAGATCAACTTCAAACTCACTACTACTAAGGCTACAGATTCCAAGTTTTCCTCTGATCTTGAAAACTTGCTGGATGCTACTATCGAAAGCGTAGGACCTATCACTAGGAACAAAGCAAACTTGCTAGAACAACAAGCATTTCAAATGTCGTCTGCATCAGTTCCTATCTTTGATTTTCGATCCTCAAAGGGGGCAAGATCATTTTCAACTGAATTGGAAGAAGGAGCGAACATTGCTGAAATTGTTGAAAAGACA
Proteins encoded in this window:
- the LOC107795700 gene encoding glyoxylate/succinic semialdehyde reductase 1; this translates as MEEIGFLGMGIMGKAMAVNLLRHGFKVTVWNRTLSRCDELVQHGASVGETPAAVVKKCKYTIAMLSDPAAALSVVFDKDGALEQICGGKGYIDMSTVDADTSSKISEAITSKGGSFVEAPVSGSKKPAEDGQLVILAAGDKALYDKVLPAFDVLGKKSFFLGQVGNGAKMKLVVNMIMGSMMNAFSEGIVLADKSGLDPHILLDVLDLGAIANPMFKMKGPAMINNNYPPAFPLKHQQKDMRLALALGDENAVPMPVAAAANEAFKKARSLGLGDHDFSAVFETIRGAQSST